From a single Fusobacterium pseudoperiodonticum genomic region:
- the bioD gene encoding dethiobiotin synthase, which translates to MNFKDFFVIGTDTDVGKTYVSTLLYKALRKHKFQYYKPIQSGCFLRDNKLIAPDVDFLTKFVDIPYDDSMVTYTLKEEVSPHLASEMEGTVIEIENVKKHYEELKKQYSNIIVEGAGGLYVPLIRDKFYIYDLIKMWNLPVVLVCGTKVGSINHTMLTLNALKTMGIKLEGLVFNNYKGQFFEDDNIKVILELSKVKNYLIIKNGQKEISDEEIETFFN; encoded by the coding sequence ATGAACTTTAAAGATTTCTTTGTTATAGGAACAGATACTGACGTAGGTAAAACTTATGTTAGTACTTTACTATATAAAGCTTTAAGAAAACATAAGTTTCAATATTATAAACCTATTCAAAGTGGCTGTTTTTTAAGAGATAATAAACTAATAGCACCTGATGTAGATTTTTTAACAAAATTTGTTGATATTCCCTATGATGATAGTATGGTAACTTATACTTTAAAGGAAGAAGTTTCCCCTCATTTAGCTTCTGAGATGGAAGGAACTGTCATAGAGATAGAAAATGTTAAAAAACATTATGAAGAGTTAAAAAAACAATATTCTAATATTATAGTTGAAGGGGCAGGAGGGCTTTATGTTCCTCTTATCAGAGATAAATTCTATATTTATGATTTAATAAAAATGTGGAATTTACCTGTTGTATTAGTCTGTGGCACAAAGGTAGGTTCTATAAATCATACTATGCTTACTTTAAATGCACTTAAAACTATGGGAATAAAATTAGAAGGCTTAGTTTTTAATAATTATAAAGGACAATTTTTTGAAGATGATAATATAAAAGTTATTTTAGAATTATCAAAAGTCAAAAATTATTTAATTATAAAGAATGGACAAAAAGAAATTTCTGATGAGGAAATAGAGACTTTCTTTAATTAA
- the bioB gene encoding biotin synthase BioB: MLKEKNSAGGGKFNFFNLSKEKESELAESINVKEFISYLKDKIINEKYEITREEAIFLSRIPNNDMETLNLLFDAADQIREAFCGKYFDLCTIINAKSGKCSENCKYCAQSSHFKTGAEVYGLVSKELALCEAKKNEVEGAHRFSLVTSGRGLRGSEKELDKLVEIYKYIGENTDKLELCASHGICTKEALQKLADAGVLTYHHNLESSRRFYPNVCTSHTYDDRINTIKNAKAVGLDVCSGGIFGLGETIEDRIDMALDLRELEICSVPINVLTPIPGTPFENNDAVEPLEILKTISIYRFIMPETYLRYGGGRIKLGDYVKTGLRCGINSALTGNFLTTTGTTIEKDKKMIEELGYEL, from the coding sequence ATGTTAAAAGAAAAAAATTCAGCTGGAGGGGGAAAGTTCAACTTTTTTAATTTATCTAAGGAAAAAGAGAGTGAACTTGCTGAATCAATCAATGTTAAAGAATTTATTTCATATTTGAAGGATAAAATAATAAATGAAAAATATGAAATAACACGTGAAGAGGCAATTTTTTTATCAAGAATTCCAAATAATGATATGGAAACTTTAAATTTACTTTTTGATGCTGCTGATCAAATAAGAGAAGCTTTTTGTGGAAAATATTTTGATTTATGCACCATAATAAATGCAAAATCAGGAAAATGTTCAGAAAATTGTAAATACTGTGCCCAATCATCTCACTTTAAAACAGGGGCTGAGGTCTATGGTCTTGTCTCAAAAGAATTAGCTCTTTGTGAAGCTAAGAAAAATGAAGTTGAAGGTGCTCATAGATTTTCACTTGTTACAAGTGGTAGAGGACTTAGAGGAAGTGAAAAAGAATTAGATAAACTGGTTGAAATTTATAAATATATAGGAGAAAATACTGATAAATTAGAGCTTTGTGCTTCTCATGGTATTTGTACGAAAGAAGCTTTACAAAAATTAGCTGATGCAGGTGTCTTAACATATCACCATAATCTAGAATCATCAAGAAGATTCTATCCAAATGTATGTACTTCTCATACTTATGACGATAGAATTAATACTATAAAGAATGCAAAAGCTGTTGGACTTGATGTTTGTAGTGGTGGAATATTTGGTTTAGGAGAAACTATTGAAGATAGAATAGATATGGCGTTGGACTTAAGAGAGTTAGAGATCTGTTCAGTTCCAATAAATGTTCTAACTCCAATTCCTGGAACTCCATTTGAAAATAATGATGCAGTTGAACCTTTAGAAATCTTAAAGACTATATCTATTTATCGTTTTATTATGCCTGAAACATATTTAAGATATGGTGGAGGAAGAATTAAGTTAGGAGATTATGTAAAGACAGGTTTAAGATGTGGAATAAACTCTGCTTTAACAGGAAATTTCTTAACTACTACAGGAACAACAATAGAAAAAGATAAAAAGATGATAGAGGAGTTAGGTTATGAACTTTAA
- a CDS encoding HU family DNA-binding protein, with translation MTKKEFVDAFAKKGELKIKDSERLVAAFLETVEEALLKGEGVRFIGFGSWEVKERAAREVTNPQTKKKIKVEAKKVVKFKVGKPLADKVAEQKVAKKATKKK, from the coding sequence ATGACAAAAAAAGAATTTGTGGATGCATTTGCGAAAAAGGGAGAACTAAAAATAAAAGATTCTGAAAGATTAGTAGCAGCTTTCTTAGAAACAGTAGAAGAAGCTTTATTAAAAGGTGAAGGAGTTAGATTTATAGGATTTGGTTCTTGGGAAGTTAAAGAAAGAGCTGCAAGAGAAGTAACTAACCCTCAAACTAAGAAAAAAATTAAAGTAGAAGCTAAAAAAGTTGTTAAATTCAAAGTTGGAAAACCATTAGCTGATAAAGTTGCTGAACAAAAAGTTGCTAAAAAAGCTACAAAGAAAAAATAA
- a CDS encoding NCS2 family permease produces MEFLDSYFKISERKSTISHEVMGGITTFLAMAYIIIVNPSVLSLSGMDKGALITVTCLASFIGTIIAGVWANSPIALAPGMGLNAFFTYTLTLERQVPWQTALGIVFLSGCFFLILSIGGIREKIASSIPVSLRLAVGGGIGLFIAFIGLKGMGIVVANQATFVGIGEFTKTTCVSIIGLLIIIVMEVKKKKGGILIGIIITTILGIVIGDVAIPSKILSLPPSPAPILFKLDIMSAFKLSLIGPIFSFMFVDLFDSLGTLMSCSKEMGLIDDSGEVKNLGRMLYTDAGSTIIGATMGTSTVTAYVESAAGIMLGARTGLAATVTALGFLLSLFFTPLISIVPGYATAPALIVVGIFMFRQVASLEFGDLKILFPAFITIFTMPLTYSISTGLALGFLSYILVHLLTFDFKKLNITLFFIGAICLLHLLV; encoded by the coding sequence ATGGAATTTTTGGATAGTTACTTTAAAATCAGTGAAAGAAAAAGTACTATTTCACACGAAGTTATGGGGGGAATTACAACATTTTTAGCAATGGCTTATATAATAATTGTAAATCCGTCTGTATTATCACTTTCTGGAATGGATAAAGGAGCTTTAATAACAGTAACTTGTTTAGCTTCTTTTATAGGAACAATCATAGCTGGAGTATGGGCAAATTCACCTATAGCTTTAGCACCAGGTATGGGACTTAATGCTTTCTTTACTTATACTCTAACTTTAGAAAGACAAGTTCCTTGGCAAACAGCATTAGGTATAGTATTTTTATCAGGATGTTTCTTCTTAATTCTATCAATAGGAGGAATAAGAGAAAAAATTGCAAGTTCAATACCAGTGTCACTAAGACTAGCAGTTGGTGGAGGAATAGGATTATTCATAGCTTTTATAGGTTTAAAAGGTATGGGAATAGTTGTTGCTAACCAAGCTACTTTTGTTGGAATTGGAGAATTTACAAAGACAACATGTGTTTCCATTATCGGACTTTTAATTATAATTGTAATGGAAGTTAAAAAGAAAAAAGGTGGAATACTTATAGGAATTATTATAACAACAATATTGGGAATTGTAATTGGAGATGTAGCAATACCATCAAAGATACTTTCTTTACCACCAAGTCCAGCACCTATCTTATTTAAGTTAGATATTATGTCTGCATTTAAATTATCATTGATAGGACCTATATTCTCATTTATGTTTGTTGACTTATTTGACTCATTAGGAACTCTTATGAGTTGTTCTAAAGAAATGGGACTTATAGATGATAGTGGAGAAGTAAAAAATCTTGGAAGAATGCTTTACACAGATGCAGGATCAACAATAATAGGTGCTACTATGGGAACATCAACAGTAACTGCTTATGTTGAATCAGCAGCAGGTATTATGTTAGGAGCTAGAACAGGATTAGCTGCAACAGTAACTGCACTAGGATTTTTATTATCACTATTCTTTACACCACTTATCAGTATAGTACCTGGATATGCGACAGCACCAGCTTTAATTGTTGTTGGTATATTTATGTTTAGACAAGTAGCAAGTTTAGAATTTGGAGATTTAAAGATTTTATTTCCTGCATTTATAACAATTTTTACTATGCCATTGACATATAGTATAAGTACAGGTCTTGCACTAGGATTTTTATCTTATATACTAGTTCATTTATTGACTTTTGACTTTAAAAAATTGAATATAACATTATTCTTTATTGGTGCAATTTGCTTACTTCACTTACTTGTTTAA
- a CDS encoding RluA family pseudouridine synthase — MIEFIIDEEYETVRIDRFLRKHLKNIALSEIYKMLRKAKIKVNNKKVSQDYRLVLGDIIFVFLPESFEEKNEETFIELNEIRKEELKSMIAYENENLFIINKNLGDVIHKGSGHDISLLEEFRSYYSNNKINFVNRIDKLTSGLVIGAKNIKTAREIAKEIQLGNILKKYYILVYGKIEKEEFILENYLKKDEEKVIVSDVEKEDYKKSITHYKRINGDNDYTLLEAELKTGRTHQLRAQLNHLGHTIVGDTKYGKNIKEDIMYLFSYYLKIDLYDLELELRIPNFFLKKYNIQK, encoded by the coding sequence ATGATAGAATTTATAATTGATGAAGAATATGAAACTGTCAGAATAGATAGATTTTTAAGAAAACATTTAAAAAACATAGCTCTTTCTGAAATTTATAAAATGCTTAGAAAGGCTAAAATAAAAGTTAATAATAAAAAAGTTTCTCAAGATTATAGATTAGTTTTAGGTGATATAATTTTTGTGTTTCTACCTGAAAGCTTTGAAGAAAAAAATGAAGAAACATTCATTGAACTAAATGAAATTAGAAAAGAAGAATTAAAGTCTATGATAGCTTATGAGAATGAAAATTTATTTATTATAAATAAAAATTTAGGAGATGTTATTCATAAGGGAAGTGGACATGACATTTCTTTACTTGAAGAATTTAGATCTTACTACTCAAATAACAAGATAAATTTTGTAAACCGTATTGATAAGTTAACCTCGGGTCTTGTTATAGGAGCTAAAAATATAAAAACTGCTAGAGAAATAGCAAAAGAAATACAATTAGGAAATATACTTAAAAAGTATTATATTTTGGTTTACGGAAAAATAGAAAAAGAAGAATTTATTTTAGAAAATTACTTGAAAAAAGATGAAGAAAAGGTTATAGTATCAGATGTTGAAAAAGAAGATTATAAGAAATCTATAACTCATTATAAAAGAATAAATGGCGATAATGATTATACTTTGTTAGAAGCAGAGCTTAAAACAGGTAGAACTCATCAATTAAGAGCTCAATTAAATCATTTAGGACATACTATTGTAGGAGATACAAAGTATGGAAAAAATATAAAAGAAGATATAATGTATTTATTTTCTTATTATTTAAAAATAGATCTTTATGATTTAGAACTTGAATTGAGAATCCCAAATTTCTTTTTAAAAAAGTACAATATACAAAAATAA
- the rodA gene encoding rod shape-determining protein RodA, with product MQNSTYLKKLSKFSVFFIANIILLFVISLSTIYSATITKSEPFFIKEIIWFILGLIVFVVVSLIDYRKYYKYSMAIYIFNIIMLLSVLVIGTSRLGAKRWIDLGPLALQPSEFSKLLLIFTFSAYLINNYSDKYTGFKAMFMCFLHIFPVFFLIAIEPDLGTSLVIILIYGMLLFLNKLEWKCIITVFASIAGLIPIAYKFLLKEYQKDRIDTFLNPESDALGTGWNITQSKIAIGSGKIFGKGFLNNTQGKLKYLPESHTDFIGSVFLEERGFIGGSMLLLIYIVLLAQILYIADTTQDKFGKYVCYGVATIFFFHIFVNMGMIMGIMPVTGLPLLLMSYGGSSLVFSFLILGVVQSVKIHRGNK from the coding sequence ATGCAAAATAGTACTTACTTGAAAAAACTATCAAAGTTCAGTGTATTTTTTATAGCAAATATAATACTACTTTTTGTAATTAGTTTATCTACTATATATAGTGCAACTATTACAAAATCTGAACCTTTTTTTATCAAAGAAATTATTTGGTTCATACTAGGTCTTATAGTATTTGTTGTAGTCTCTTTAATAGATTATAGAAAATATTATAAGTATTCAATGGCCATTTATATATTTAATATTATTATGCTTCTATCTGTTCTAGTGATAGGAACTTCAAGATTGGGAGCAAAGAGATGGATAGATTTAGGCCCTCTAGCTTTACAGCCATCAGAATTTTCAAAATTACTTTTGATATTCACTTTTTCAGCTTATTTAATAAATAATTATTCTGATAAGTACACTGGTTTTAAGGCAATGTTTATGTGCTTTTTACATATCTTTCCTGTATTTTTCCTAATAGCAATAGAACCTGACTTAGGGACATCTTTAGTTATCATTTTAATTTATGGTATGTTACTTTTTTTAAATAAATTGGAATGGAAGTGTATAATAACAGTCTTTGCTAGTATAGCAGGTTTAATCCCAATAGCATATAAGTTTTTACTGAAGGAATATCAAAAAGACAGAATAGATACTTTTTTAAATCCAGAGTCAGATGCATTGGGTACAGGTTGGAATATAACACAGTCTAAAATAGCTATAGGTTCAGGAAAAATTTTTGGAAAAGGCTTCTTAAATAACACTCAAGGGAAATTAAAATACCTTCCTGAATCTCATACAGACTTTATAGGTTCAGTTTTTCTTGAAGAAAGAGGTTTTATTGGTGGAAGTATGTTACTTCTAATCTATATAGTTCTTTTAGCTCAAATTCTTTATATTGCAGATACAACTCAAGATAAATTTGGAAAATATGTCTGTTATGGAGTGGCAACTATCTTCTTCTTCCATATATTTGTAAATATGGGTATGATAATGGGAATTATGCCAGTAACAGGTTTACCATTACTTTTAATGAGTTATGGTGGAAGTTCTTTAGTGTTTTCGTTTTTGATACTAGGAGTTGTACAAAGTGTAAAGATACATAGAGGAAACAAATAA
- the dut gene encoding dUTP diphosphatase: MKKIQVKVVREEGVQLPKYETEGSAGMDVRANIKEAITLKSLERVMIPTGLKVAIPEGYEIQVRPRSGLAIKHGITMLNTPGTVDSDYRGELKVIVVNLSNEAYTIEPNERIGQFVLNKVEQIEFVEVEELDDTSRGEGGFGHTGK, from the coding sequence ATGAAAAAGATACAAGTTAAAGTAGTAAGAGAAGAAGGAGTACAGCTTCCAAAATATGAAACTGAAGGCTCAGCAGGAATGGATGTTAGAGCCAATATAAAAGAAGCAATAACTTTAAAATCTTTAGAAAGAGTTATGATACCAACAGGTTTAAAAGTTGCTATACCTGAAGGTTATGAAATACAAGTTAGACCAAGAAGTGGTTTGGCTATAAAACATGGAATAACTATGCTTAATACACCTGGAACAGTTGATAGTGATTACAGAGGAGAATTAAAAGTTATAGTTGTAAATTTAAGTAATGAAGCTTATACAATAGAGCCTAATGAAAGAATTGGGCAATTTGTTTTGAATAAGGTTGAACAAATAGAATTTGTTGAAGTAGAAGAATTGGACGATACTAGCCGTGGTGAAGGTGGTTTCGGACATACTGGAAAATAA
- a CDS encoding M16 family metallopeptidase gives MENIKLKKLDNGITLITEHLPNVSTFSMGFFIKTGAINETKKESGISHFIEHLMFKGTKNRTAKEISEFVDFEGGILNAFTSREVTCYYIKLLSSKMDVALDVLTDMLLNSNFDEESIEKERNVIIEEIRMYEDIPEEIVHEKNIEFALKGIHSNSISGTIASLKKINRKAILKYLEEHYVAENLVIVACGNIDEKYLYKELNKRMKDFRKAKKEEVLDLTYQIKKGKKVVKKPSNQIHLCFTTRGVSNKSELRYPAAIISNILGEGMSSRLFQKIREERGLAYSVYTYLTRFANCGLLSVYVGTTKEDYKEVIKLIKEEFKNIKENGISERELRKAKNKYESAFTFSLESTSSRMNRLASTYLTYGEIISLDKVREDIEKVSLKDIKKAAEFLFDEEYYSQTIVGDI, from the coding sequence TTGGAAAATATTAAATTAAAGAAGTTAGACAATGGAATAACCTTAATAACAGAACATTTACCTAATGTAAGCACATTTAGTATGGGATTTTTTATTAAAACAGGTGCTATAAATGAGACTAAAAAAGAAAGTGGAATTTCTCATTTTATCGAACATTTAATGTTTAAAGGTACAAAAAATAGAACAGCTAAAGAAATTTCAGAATTTGTTGATTTTGAAGGAGGTATATTAAATGCCTTTACTTCAAGAGAAGTTACTTGTTATTATATAAAACTTCTATCATCAAAAATGGATGTAGCCTTAGATGTTTTAACAGATATGTTACTTAATTCAAATTTTGATGAAGAAAGCATAGAAAAAGAAAGAAATGTAATTATAGAAGAAATAAGAATGTATGAAGACATACCTGAAGAAATAGTTCATGAAAAAAATATTGAATTTGCCTTAAAAGGGATACATTCAAACTCTATTTCAGGAACAATAGCAAGTTTGAAGAAAATTAATAGAAAAGCTATTTTAAAATATTTAGAAGAACATTATGTGGCTGAAAATTTAGTCATAGTAGCTTGTGGAAATATAGATGAAAAGTATTTATATAAAGAATTAAATAAGAGAATGAAAGACTTTAGAAAAGCAAAGAAAGAAGAAGTTTTAGATTTAACTTATCAAATCAAAAAAGGAAAAAAAGTAGTTAAAAAACCTTCTAATCAAATACATCTTTGTTTTACAACTAGAGGAGTTTCTAATAAATCTGAGTTAAGATATCCAGCAGCTATAATATCAAATATTTTAGGTGAAGGAATGAGCTCAAGATTATTCCAAAAAATAAGAGAAGAAAGAGGTCTTGCATATTCAGTTTATACTTATCTAACAAGATTTGCTAATTGTGGACTGCTTTCTGTTTATGTTGGAACAACAAAAGAAGATTATAAGGAAGTTATAAAACTTATAAAAGAAGAATTTAAGAATATTAAAGAAAATGGAATATCTGAAAGAGAACTTAGAAAGGCTAAGAATAAATATGAAAGTGCCTTTACTTTTAGCTTAGAAAGTACAAGTTCAAGAATGAATAGACTGGCTTCAACATATTTAACTTATGGAGAAATAATAAGTCTTGATAAGGTTAGAGAAGATATTGAGAAAGTTAGTCTAAAAGATATTAAAAAAGCTGCAGAATTTTTATTTGATGAAGAATATTATTCACAAACAATAGTAGGAGATATATAA
- a CDS encoding LptF/LptG family permease, whose translation MIKKLDVYISKYFIKYFLMNIIGFMGVFLLAQTFKIIKYINQGKLVGGEIFDYIINLLPKMFVETAPLSVLLAGLITISIMASNLEIVSLKTSGIRFLRIVRAPLIIAFIISLFVFFVNNSIYTKSLAKINFYRKGEIDASLRLPTTKENAFFINNTDGYIYLMGNINRETGNAEKIEIVVYDTEISKPVEIITAQSGKYDKDNKKWMLSGVNIYNVETKKNITKVEYDSDRFVEDPNNFIRAAAEDPRMLTIKELKKTIKEQKNIGEDTRIYLAELAKRYSFPFASFIVAFIGLSVSSKYVRGGRTTLNLVICVVAGYGYYLVSGAFEAMSLNGILNPFISSWIPNILYFIIGMYFMNRAEY comes from the coding sequence ATGATTAAAAAATTAGATGTATATATAAGTAAATATTTTATAAAATATTTTTTAATGAATATAATAGGATTTATGGGAGTATTCTTACTTGCTCAAACTTTTAAGATAATCAAATATATTAATCAAGGTAAACTTGTAGGTGGAGAAATTTTTGACTATATTATAAACCTATTACCTAAAATGTTTGTTGAAACAGCACCTCTTTCAGTTTTACTAGCAGGACTTATAACTATAAGTATAATGGCGAGTAACTTGGAAATTGTTTCATTGAAAACATCAGGAATAAGATTTTTAAGAATAGTTAGAGCTCCTTTGATTATAGCTTTTATAATATCTTTGTTTGTATTTTTTGTAAATAATTCTATTTATACAAAATCTTTAGCTAAAATTAATTTTTATAGAAAAGGTGAAATAGATGCTTCTTTAAGATTACCAACAACTAAGGAAAATGCCTTTTTTATAAATAATACTGATGGCTATATCTATTTGATGGGAAATATTAATAGAGAAACTGGAAATGCAGAAAAAATTGAAATAGTAGTTTATGATACTGAAATATCAAAGCCAGTTGAAATCATTACTGCACAGAGTGGAAAATATGATAAGGATAATAAAAAATGGATGCTTTCTGGAGTAAATATTTATAATGTTGAAACTAAGAAAAATATAACCAAAGTAGAATATGATTCAGATAGGTTTGTAGAAGACCCAAATAACTTTATAAGAGCAGCGGCAGAAGATCCAAGAATGTTAACTATTAAAGAATTAAAGAAAACTATTAAAGAGCAAAAAAATATAGGTGAGGATACAAGAATATATCTTGCAGAATTAGCTAAGAGATATTCTTTCCCTTTTGCAAGCTTTATAGTAGCTTTTATAGGGCTTTCAGTTAGCAGTAAATATGTTAGAGGTGGAAGAACAACTTTAAATTTAGTTATCTGTGTTGTGGCTGGGTATGGTTATTATTTAGTATCAGGAGCATTTGAAGCTATGAGTTTAAATGGAATTTTAAATCCATTTATTTCAAGTTGGATACCTAATATTTTATATTTTATAATAGGAATGTATTTTATGAATAGAGCTGAATATTAG
- a CDS encoding LptF/LptG family permease — MKIINKYILDELKGPIILAVFVFTFIFLLDIVVTMMEHIIVKGISVFDVLRLLSFYIPPILTQTIPIGMFLGIMICFTKFSRNSESVAMVSTGMSIRAILKPILAIAIGAAIFIVFLQESIIPRSFIKLKYVGTKIAYENPVFQLKEKTFIDNLDQYSIYVDKVESDGKAKNIIAFEKPQDKTKFPMVLTGEEAFWKDNSIVLKQSQFISFDENGKKNLTGTFDEKRVVLTPYFENLNLKIKDVEALSITDLIKNIRKVDAEEVLKYKIEIFRKLALIFSTVPLAVIGFCLSLGHHRISKKYSFVLAMIIIFAYIIFLNIGIVMASAGKLHPFIATWTPNVLLYILGYKLYKAKEVRGI; from the coding sequence ATGAAGATAATAAATAAATATATTTTAGATGAGTTAAAGGGACCAATTATATTAGCAGTTTTTGTATTTACTTTCATATTTTTATTGGATATAGTAGTAACTATGATGGAACATATAATAGTAAAAGGAATATCAGTTTTTGATGTCTTAAGATTACTATCTTTTTATATTCCACCTATACTTACTCAAACAATTCCAATAGGAATGTTTTTAGGAATAATGATATGTTTTACAAAATTTAGTAGAAATAGTGAATCTGTTGCTATGGTATCAACAGGTATGTCTATTAGAGCTATTTTAAAACCTATACTTGCTATCGCAATAGGGGCAGCTATATTTATAGTTTTCTTACAAGAAAGCATAATACCTCGTTCTTTCATAAAGTTAAAGTATGTCGGAACTAAAATAGCATACGAAAATCCAGTTTTTCAATTAAAAGAAAAAACTTTTATAGATAATTTAGATCAATACAGTATCTATGTTGATAAGGTGGAATCTGATGGAAAAGCAAAAAATATAATTGCTTTTGAAAAACCACAAGATAAGACAAAGTTTCCTATGGTTCTAACAGGTGAAGAAGCGTTTTGGAAAGATAATTCTATAGTTTTAAAACAATCACAGTTTATAAGTTTTGATGAAAATGGGAAGAAAAATTTGACAGGAACTTTTGATGAAAAAAGAGTTGTATTAACACCATATTTTGAAAATTTAAATTTGAAAATAAAAGATGTTGAAGCACTTAGTATAACAGATCTTATTAAAAACATAAGAAAAGTGGATGCAGAGGAAGTTCTTAAATATAAAATTGAAATTTTTAGAAAATTAGCTTTGATTTTTTCAACAGTTCCTCTGGCAGTTATAGGTTTTTGTCTTTCATTAGGTCATCATAGAATATCAAAAAAATACTCTTTTGTTTTAGCAATGATAATAATATTTGCATATATAATATTCTTAAACATAGGAATAGTTATGGCAAGTGCAGGGAAATTACATCCTTTTATTGCAACTTGGACACCTAATGTACTTTTATATATCTTGGGATATAAATTGTACAAAGCAAAAGAGGTGAGAGGAATATAA
- a CDS encoding CvpA family protein, translating to MYLDILILIIFIFGILSGIRNGIFIEVISVFGFAINLLITKIYTPVVLRFLKRSDASFANNYVITYIVTFITVYLVVSMILVFVKKAFKGLKKGFFNKLMGGIAGFVKAFIASLVIILIYTYSSKLAPSLEKYSQGSSAIEIFYEILPNFESYIPDILVEDFNKNATKKIIEKNINTML from the coding sequence GTGTATTTAGATATTTTAATTTTAATAATTTTTATATTTGGAATATTGAGTGGAATAAGAAATGGAATTTTTATAGAGGTTATATCAGTTTTTGGTTTTGCAATTAATTTGCTTATAACAAAAATATATACACCAGTTGTTTTAAGATTTTTAAAAAGATCAGATGCTTCATTTGCAAATAACTATGTAATAACATATATAGTGACATTTATAACTGTATATTTAGTTGTTTCAATGATATTAGTTTTTGTAAAAAAAGCATTTAAAGGTTTAAAAAAAGGATTCTTTAATAAATTGATGGGAGGAATAGCAGGTTTTGTAAAGGCTTTCATAGCTTCACTTGTAATTATACTAATTTACACATATAGTTCTAAATTAGCTCCTTCTTTAGAAAAGTACTCACAAGGAAGTTCTGCAATAGAGATATTTTATGAAATACTTCCTAATTTTGAAAGTTATATACCAGATATTCTAGTAGAAGATTTTAATAAAAATGCCACAAAAAAAATTATAGAAAAGAATATCAATACAATGTTATAA